Genomic window (Lycium barbarum isolate Lr01 chromosome 2, ASM1917538v2, whole genome shotgun sequence):
caacattggcataacaagaagccaaccaatccatgcccataatgacatcaaaatctaccatctctagctcatgcaaatcaatcatggtacgatggtcacaaatcacgactacacaacctctatacactcggctagctatcaccgattcgccaacgggcgtggacacctcaaaaggtttgatcgactccggctcgactataaatcgacccgcaatgtatggagtaacataagacaatgtagagcccagatcaatcaaagcatatacatcatgagagaataccgataatatacctgtgaccacgtcaggagaagactcaagatcttggcgtccagccaaagcataaatacggtgctgagaaccgctagtactgggagatctgcctctacctctaccatggccgactggcgcatgtgaacctggccccgtagggcgtacagatgccgaagatccagctaccgaccctgatggctgggtcctacctctaccatgcactgaggggaaatcacgcataatatggcccggtcgaccacatgaatagcaaacatctgaacccaatcggcactgaccccaatgcgacttcccacactgggaacatagTGGCACAggcggccttgactggcctgaatcacctctgaactaagaccctgaataactctgactcggccctgaacgaacagatctatcaaCGCCTTGGCCTAAAAACCGTagaggtggactggtcatggaatagcccgaatgcctgggaaactgctgcctgtgtccgcctttggactcgcccctcgaacccgaaggtctagccctcttgttatgcccCCTATCTTGCTCCCGTTCATTTCTCTGCTGCTGtaagtgttcctctaattcctgagcatgtgcctgaatgtgtgcaatatccatgccatcctaaagggacgcagtcaagcatttatccatcaagtgtggccctatgcctttcacaaatcggtgcacccgatcgcccatatccgctaccatggccgaagcatacctagccaaggagttaaagcggagactatactctgtagcactcatgttaccttgcctcaaattcaagaatttatcggccctagctcgccgaacttctggaggcatgtaatgacggagaaaagcatagacaaactcttgccataccggcggaggtgcattggctccccgtgaagccatccaaaccgtataccactggattgagacgaccctcaatctatacgatgctagttccaccgactcggtgtctaaagcatgtatcaatcagagcgtccttaacataccgtcaatgaagtcctgaggatcctcctccggttttgacccaaagaattccgggggtttcaaagcaatgaagtcacgggcccttgcactaacagccctgtcaccttgccctgcgcttggcctctgagtctgggccgcaaccaactgagtcaacaaattaatggcctctcgcacatcttggcccgaagcattcggtggaggagctggagctggggctgaggctcccacgtgctcctcggtaataggcactgtctgggaggactgagattgagccgcactctgggactcatcttcctctactaccggtggcggtgctcttttagctcgcttttctgccaccgtcttgcccttttgggctgctgtagcctttttctttttaggcatctctgaaatacacaacacacgaattaggaacaagaatttcttacatcatagctctatcacacgattcttatgaagaaagaaggtcatttattcctaaaatgtccgcagcttcatgtttataagtgtggcgcgcaacacacccataaccaagactctactagacacggctcgtagacacatcctaggactgaactgctctgataccacttttgtcacgacccggctatgggccgcgacgagcacccggtgctaccctacccgggcacccccttatcgtacataacataacatctaggtgagccataagttAATTCATGCTTTTTCTTTTATCGTTAAttatattgatcccattagacgaccatcatcatttaacatatcataggcatctatgccacatcataagtacaaggccgacgaggccaacaaaagatacacaaaacatgggccgacatggccgaacatctctacccacatacacatgactacgagcctctaagagtatgacatatcgtatgagcgggacaggaccccgctatgcccataattatgtacacaaaagaatgagtacccaaaagctgcggctctgaaagaaatggagctctgctatgcaatctctggataagcagctatggatcaagcctgtctccctgtgcacctgcgggcatgacgcagcgtccacaaatgaaaggacgtcagtacgaagaatgtactgagtatgtaaagcatgatcaacatcgatatatatataagcataatacataacagaagaaatagcgtaggaggggagacaataatgtcatcgtcatggcacttacttacctttcgtagggactttccattcctcatacgtactcgtatacatacatcatcgtccgtattccataatagtcctcgtaccataattgtgctcacTTTCATAtttatagtcttatcacattcatattcatattatatacttagtgatttcatatacataacatttacatagcgtacccaaccttataggatcggtgtttcatacatacttggccaaccaaggctcaagatcatacatacctggacctaccaaggcatcagggttatccgtaccatctgcagaggtgtgcgcgcgttacgtaatcgtatataTACTttgtacataatcatatacatatatcctacccggcgttattagctcggggtatcattatagcccttcataggcacatataagtataatagcccataggaacctttggcatcattattattattatcgtcatcactatcatcatcattattgctacatccatatcttaggcttactcgtcatatgaggggcgtagtacatgttagggatcgtgagcttatgagctcggagtgtcaatcacttgaatacaacatactcatatagaggaattagaaatttggccaagaaccatgccttatgaaagaagggttagccttacataccttttcgtcggactattctacacttgcacgtttccttccaatgctagcgtctataccttcattaatatcagaataatggccattagtcattcacatcatccacattatctagatttctcaatttgcttctaattctcccatatttatggtcatgacctccaacttcgtccattcgtctaaagtgtcgagttcatgatcttagtaccatttataatacattcatatcgtaacacaacaacattcataattcaattcaaactattcctcaaaatgtcactattcaccattcatgacctagttgaccacattttctacaatccatgtattttaattccaATAaattaaacatcttgtaaaaatcatgaatcttaccttagaagttgtaggaacaagctttggttgataataccccactttgagccaaaccctattttttctccatttgcatttctttacttgaatggtatttaatgtcttgcttacacttgattcacttgtttatgttgttggggacttataatccttgaaaacttattaAATAattgtagagagatgattctagagagaagtggtgtaatgtggaaatgaaataaaacaagtcttgatcctcatatttaatgaattgaaaaatctgtgctgggtgaacagtggtcgtccatggaggtttacggtccatatttcagtttacggaccatccctcgtggtcgtctttaagcttaagcagaaccagaaacttaaggctgcatgcatggtgatttacaaccatggtttacgggtcgtaaattactttacggtccgtaaacctggtcgtattttaccatttctcggctgggtagaaagctgaagctttttacatggcagtttacggatcgtatagcaatttacggtcagtattttgcaatttacgaccactgggcagttgcaattctgcaacttcccatatttcttaaacttctcattttaatcacccccgttcatgcacatgcattgctcaccttgtatctcatcttaacttagccaacttcctcgtctcacatcggatactttcgaaatctcgcctaaggtcatcaaacgtcgtttcttgctcatggacatcatgcacccatattcatcactagttcattctcttgcgtaccaacgaaaaattttccgaggtgtaacacggcTATACGGAcacactgggcctagttggccgggcagacaccactagtgggcggcatgagatggtaccccggatgcgggaggcctggatgcgggcttatattattgatgatcacaccgttctgacatggacgggcagcttgcatgtcatgcatctatgatattatgataagtatgagtaagacagcatgcattatttctcttATGACTATTATTTAGATTCAGATGTTCTTATTAATGTCACgctatattattgatgtctttcttcattaatcatgcctctcatacttagtacaatgttcgtactgacgtccctttctttggacgctgtgttcatgcccacaggtagacagggaggcgagttgtatccagatacttaggagctgttagctgttgagagcactccattgttcggaggtgcttatgatttctcttttggtacatatatgtatatatatatatgttttgggcatgacggagtcttgttccgtccattgtatagtatgtcagtagaggctcgtagatgcgtagtgtgggtagcatggtctcataTCTTCGTGTATatgtgcactcattattttgatgtactaaacctttctatatacaaaagTATTCATGCCTCCATATAAATTATGATCTTTTCTATGTTTtagtataaatgtgataataaggcattaattgagtaagatgagtaatagaatgagcggtgctcggcggctagttccgggtacccgtcgcggcccctagctgggtcgtgacacaaacgcCTTAGTTcaaaaaattatcagagccggttattactggaaccggatggaggaggactcgaagaattttgtccggaaatgtgatgggtgtcaaaggcatgcccTGATGATCCATCAATCCGGGGAATTGCTACACCCGGTGatatcaccttggcctttcatgaagtgggggatgGATATCGTTGGTCCTTTGCCATGGGCACCaagtaaagcccgttttattttatttatgactgactatttctccaaatgggttgaagcgcaggcttttgaaaagattagagaaaaggaagttattgacttcatatgggaccacattatttgtcgtttcggcatcctggccgaaataacttgtgataacggtcctcagttcgttATTAGCAAGGTCAATGATTTCCTCggagggttgaagatcaagaaaattgtatcaactccgtatcacccaagtgcgaacggacaggcggaatccacgaacaaaacaataattcaaaatttaaggaaaagacttgaaacatcgaaacatcactggagggaagttctaacggaggtattgtgggctttcaaaaccacatcaaaatcaagcacaGGAGAAACGCCTTTTTTGTTGGTCTACGGGGTCGAAGCCCTCATCCCAGCAGAAGTCGGTGAACCGAGCCTCCGATTCAGATACGCCACCGGTGGGTCAAACGaagaggccatggccgtaaaactcaaCCTCACGGACGAACTTCGCGAGaatgcgttggtccgtattgcagcccagaaacagagaatggaaaggtactacaaccggaggaccaatttttgacattttcaagttggggacttggtgcttcgaaaagttactttgaataccaagaatcccaacgacggaaagctgggtccgaactgggaagggtcgtacaagataacaggaataacgggtaaagggtcgtaccagctggaatccatggacggacaacggttgcgcaacaactggaatgtggcttatttgaagagatactattgctaaggtatggacgCGTACCCTTGTGATTAGTTTTTGTTAATCTTtccttttttgcaggaagtcgaaTACCAGATGaagctaggtctgaaaacacgtgttgcactcttttccttagtacgttTTTGTCCCAAAGTGGGTTTTtcgataaggtttttaatgaggcaacaagtacaacgtgcatacccgatcttgcagcttggataaacactaggggactactataccaACATCGAGGCTTACCCCGATAAATAGAAAACGAAGCAGCTCAACAAAGCAAGTTAACGCTGTTAAGTACCACCCCGGAGGAGTTCTCAAAATTTTGTATTTCTCACCTTTATCCAAAACCGGACCTTccgtattaggtttcgatgtaaggactaaACAATCAGAATGAACCATGTCCACTTAGTATTTTCTACGGCAAAAATAGAAAGAAATGGACGAAGTCTTCATATCATGTAcgtgcaaatacttgcaatataaagaTTGTTAAAAATTCATTTCAGATGTGTCTTCTTGCTAAAAACCCTATACCGGTGATTACCGCTGAAAATCGGCGTCATTTTATCTAAATACCCTACATCGGGGACTATAGTCGAAACTCGACAAGGGCATCAAGGTCGAATTGAACCAAGCCAAAATattttaacaccctcgaatggggactgctataTCAAAATTTGATGAGgcagggattcaggtgtccgaacctaatctatgataAGTAAGCAGTCGAAAAACATCGGACCTAAAATGCCTAATGTGATtcagagacgtctgaattcacagagCATAAATAAGTCACACGGGCAAACTACTCAATCAAATTCCGAGACAAAATgtaccggacgaagagaaaagccaaCATTTAGGCACAGTCCGAAAAAAATAACTCTGAGCCTTTGATTTTTCTTTAACGGGATTAGCAATTaaggcaaaagtcataacaagcATTCCGATAAAAGAATAAAGAGAATCAGAAGGAAAAATGCACATTCCATATACGAAGGGTTTTtacatccgaaacttctacaaagttaaaaaacaaaaacaagccAAAAAGGAAAAAGCAAAATAAAGGCTAGTGCAGGCCCTGTTCTAACCGCTGCAGTTGGAGCTGGAGTGCTCGAATACCGTTCTCTCAAAATCCTCAGACTCGTTGTTAAGGGCTTTCTTATCTTCCTCCTCGATTGTTCTGGCTTCGAGTATCAGAGTCAGGAGGTCCCCAAATCCTTGTTGAGCTTGTTCAAGGGTagccctccgagacttccaccgttcatatgCAACCGCAATCAtggtatgagcctcggcagcctccaaATTCTTAAGAGACTCCTCCAAGTCGACCTCAACTTTGgccaatttagccactaattCCGACCATTCTTCGTCGAGTATTCTTTGAGCTTGAGTAACCGACTCAAGCTCGGCCTTAAGAATGTCATTAGCCTCGGATTCCTCCTCGAAATTGCTTTTAAGCTCGTCGCTAATCCGAGCCCTATCCTCGGCTTTCTGTTCCATTACCCTCAACTTCTCCTTGGCCGTAGCATTCTCGGATTCAAGCAgcctatgcctctcggccatctcCACGGCATCAGCCTGGACCGAGTCAAGCTCACTTCGAAGTTGAGAGATTGTGGCCTCGAGTTCACCGAGCCTCGAAGAAAAACGGGCATTGTCTTATCTAAGGCCGACCTTGTTCGCTTCCAGGGACCGGTTATTTTCAACCATTCTGGCCAACTCAGCCTTCAAGCGAAGATTTTTGGCCTTCACCGcttcgagctcgggttgaaggttggaaagggcagCAGCTCGATTTAATTGATCTTTTTTTTCTTGCAAAAAGTGCTGGTACTTCTGCGTTTCATGAccttgggcatccagctggccctttaaatcgtcaacctcttgctgggcacggatAAAGGCCTCGTTGACAAGCACAacactctgtaaaagaaacaAGAGGTTAAATTTGGATAAAACTAGAGCGGAGGATCACATCGAACTATGGAAAGGTTAGATGATAAGCTTACCCAGTTGCCCGCGTGCATTCCCTCGTTAATGAGACTCCGCCAGGGGACTCCGGTCATTTTTCTCTTGTCTGAGTCTGAAATGAGGGGCCTCAGATAGCCTGCTACTCCCACAGGACGGGACAAGAAACTGCAATCCTCGAGGACGGTAACCACGGCTGACCTTGTCCTTCTTTGTTCCACGCTCGAGGCCGGGAAGACACGTACTAGGCTATCCTTTGAACCAGTTTTGGTGGCCCGACGAGATACCCTCGTGACCCGAGGGATGGGGAGATGTCCGAAACTGGCAGCTTCCTTGGTTGCAGATGGTATGCCCGAGAACATATCATCGAGGTTATCCGACCTCGGCGAAGGAGAAGTTGGAGCAACCCCCGCGGTCTCGGTAGGAGCGGGTGTCTCGGATGTAGCAGCTAGATCACCACCGGGCAGTGGGCTGGTATCCATTGGAGCCTCGGTATCGGGTACCGACTCTGCTCTTGGTTCGGCATCAACAGTCGAAGCTACCCCGGATCTTCTAGTCCTTtgtagagggggggggggggtctcttcagatgaagcatcacctgaaatgtcaacatattcaattgaccttagaggagtcggataAAGAATTTATTCCCCACATGTGTGCAGTGCCGGAGCAGAAGGTCCTTCCTCGGTTGTAGGAAAAGGAGGAATGATGGTCTCCTCATCCGGAACAGAGGCAACAGAGGGGGCCACACCGACCCTTTGAATAATAAAATCGGGCTCTGATTCATCCCTCAGAGTCCGAACCACGCTTTTTGCCCTTTTCTTAGGTTTCCGCCCTTTGTTCGAGGGCTTTCTCCGCCTCTTATTGGCAGCAGCAATAAGCCGAGATGTTCCTGCTGAATCAAATTCAGGAACCAGTGCTGCAGGCTCGGCTGTTGGCTCCGGTCTTggctccaccgagcccttgggcaaacctgaacaCCGAAGAGGttataaaaggaaaaggaaaaactaGAAAATACAATATACTCCAACTCAAGCAGAGTATTACCGTGATTTTGGGCAACCCATCAGCCACGTGACAGGTCCCCCCATCAGCCAACCGAGGAGTGTTCCAACCAATTCAGTCATGTTCCGGACGGCTGGAGGAATCCATTCCACAGCTGATAAAAATATGGGGATAAATTGTGTGAATACAAAGGAACAAGTGTTTACAAAGCATGGAGGAAGAATGATTATTGAAGGAAGAACTGAGAAACTTAAGCCTATC
Coding sequences:
- the LOC132628576 gene encoding uncharacterized protein LOC132628576 translates to MAERHRLLESENATAKEKLRVMEQKAEDRARISDELKSNFEEESEANDILKAELESVTQAQRILDEEWSELVAKLAKVEVDLEESLKNLEAAEAHTMIAVAYERWKSRRATLEQAQQGFGDLLTLILEARTIEEEDKKALNNESEDFERTKFRM